Proteins encoded together in one Streptomyces sp. TLI_171 window:
- a CDS encoding TIGR03086 family metal-binding protein produces the protein MAAAHLDGPGLLALHARALDHFGDLVRAVPDDAWQAPTPCTDWTVRQLVGHLTSEQLWVPPLLGGATVAEIGDRFDGDVLGEDPVAAWTAAAAAARDAFAEPGALERTVQLSYGARRAAGYAREMTVDAIVHAWDLAQGIGADARIDPAAAEFGLAEIGPQASALATSGLFADAVPVPADAEPGDRLLGLVGRDPAHPFGTA, from the coding sequence ATGGCAGCTGCACACCTCGACGGGCCCGGCCTGCTCGCGCTCCACGCCCGGGCCCTGGACCACTTCGGCGACCTGGTCCGCGCCGTCCCCGACGACGCCTGGCAGGCGCCCACGCCGTGCACGGACTGGACGGTGCGTCAGCTGGTGGGCCACCTGACGTCCGAGCAGCTGTGGGTGCCCCCGCTGCTGGGCGGTGCCACCGTCGCCGAGATCGGCGACCGCTTCGACGGCGACGTACTGGGCGAGGACCCGGTCGCGGCGTGGACGGCCGCCGCAGCGGCCGCCCGGGACGCGTTCGCCGAGCCCGGGGCGCTGGAGCGCACCGTCCAGCTGTCGTACGGCGCGCGCCGGGCCGCCGGGTACGCCCGCGAGATGACCGTGGACGCGATCGTGCACGCCTGGGACCTCGCCCAGGGCATCGGCGCGGACGCCCGGATCGACCCCGCCGCCGCCGAGTTCGGACTCGCCGAAATCGGCCCGCAGGCAAGCGCGTTGGCCACCTCCGGGCTGTTCGCCGACGCCGTTCCGGTGCCCGCCGACGCGGAGCCGGGCGACCGTCTGCTGGGCCTGGTCGGGCGCGACCCCGCACACCCGTTCGGGACGGCCTGA
- a CDS encoding tyrosine-protein phosphatase has translation MQHSYFVDSATVANLRDLGGIDLPGGARVRPGLALRSGQLDRLDPSGDPMFSALGVRTVVDLRTELERAAFPDRVPGGAHLLVADVLADQAGSGATAALAAALTDPAAANRTLDRGRAAAAVCEDYRAFVTSPAARQAYKQLITALAHQGGGPVLFHCTAGKDRTGWGATLILLLLGADLATVRTEYLSVDPAVRAHYGPLVERFTAAGGDPEIADAVLSVRAEYLDAALDTLADHWGDPESYARAGLGLKDDTLDSLRSRLVEAA, from the coding sequence ATGCAGCACTCGTACTTCGTGGACTCCGCCACCGTTGCCAACCTGCGCGATCTGGGGGGCATCGACCTGCCGGGCGGCGCCCGGGTGCGGCCCGGACTGGCGCTGCGCTCGGGGCAGTTGGACCGGCTCGACCCGTCGGGAGACCCGATGTTCAGCGCGCTGGGCGTGCGCACCGTGGTCGACCTGCGCACCGAGCTGGAGCGCGCCGCGTTCCCCGACCGGGTCCCCGGCGGGGCGCACCTGCTGGTCGCGGACGTCCTCGCGGACCAGGCGGGCAGCGGTGCGACGGCGGCGCTCGCCGCCGCACTGACCGACCCGGCCGCCGCCAACCGCACGCTGGACCGCGGACGGGCGGCCGCGGCGGTGTGCGAGGACTACCGGGCCTTCGTCACCTCCCCCGCCGCTCGCCAGGCCTACAAGCAGCTGATCACCGCGCTCGCCCACCAGGGCGGCGGCCCCGTCCTGTTCCACTGCACCGCCGGCAAGGACCGCACCGGCTGGGGCGCCACCCTGATCCTGCTGCTGCTCGGCGCGGACCTGGCCACCGTGCGCACCGAGTACCTGTCCGTCGACCCGGCCGTCCGCGCGCACTACGGCCCGCTGGTCGAACGCTTCACCGCCGCGGGCGGCGACCCCGAGATCGCCGACGCCGTCCTCTCCGTCCGCGCCGAGTACCTGGACGCCGCCCTCGACACCCTCGCCGACCACTGGGGCGACCCGGAGAGCTACGCCCGCGCGGGGCTCGGCCTCAAGGACGACACCCTCGACAGCCTGCGGTCCCGACTGGTCGAGGCCGCCTGA
- a CDS encoding DJ-1/PfpI family protein: MAAKILIITGDAAESLEVFYPYQRLLEEGYQVDIAAPTKKTLQFVVHDFVPGFDTYTEKAGYTWPADLAFADVDPAQYVALVLPGGRAPEYLRNDPEVQRIVAHFFEDDKPLAQICHGPLIPLRTGALAGRRTAAYPALEPDVAAGGADFVDGGAVVDGTVVSARAWPDHPTWMRAFVQLLREKAPVE, encoded by the coding sequence ATGGCAGCGAAGATCCTGATCATCACCGGCGACGCGGCCGAATCGCTGGAGGTGTTCTACCCGTACCAGCGACTGCTGGAGGAGGGCTACCAGGTCGACATCGCCGCGCCCACCAAGAAGACCCTGCAGTTCGTGGTGCACGACTTCGTGCCCGGCTTCGACACGTACACCGAGAAGGCCGGCTACACCTGGCCCGCCGACCTCGCCTTCGCCGACGTCGACCCGGCGCAGTACGTGGCGCTGGTGCTGCCCGGCGGCCGCGCCCCCGAGTACCTGCGCAACGACCCCGAGGTGCAGCGGATCGTCGCGCACTTCTTCGAGGACGACAAGCCGCTCGCCCAGATCTGCCACGGCCCGCTGATCCCGCTGCGCACCGGTGCGCTGGCGGGCCGCCGCACCGCCGCCTACCCGGCACTGGAGCCCGACGTGGCGGCCGGCGGCGCGGACTTCGTCGACGGCGGCGCGGTGGTCGACGGCACCGTGGTCTCCGCCCGGGCCTGGCCCGACCACCCCACGTGGATGCGGGCGTTCGTGCAGCTGCTGCGCGAGAAGGCCCCGGTCGAGTAG
- a CDS encoding TetR/AcrR family transcriptional regulator: protein MPDQIVVSEFLAARRPRRADAARNFDALLAAAREAFAEHGAEASLEDIARRAGVGIGTLYRNFPTRRHLFEAVYANEVDDLGRVAAEVADQPPWPALTAWLRRFVEYAMTKRAIREALAGEESTVFLACLQSMYDAGTPLLLRAQAAGEVREDMSIDDLLRMVSGITSVAFPSEEQRDRVLAIALDGVRARR, encoded by the coding sequence GTGCCGGATCAGATCGTCGTCAGCGAGTTCCTCGCCGCGCGCCGCCCGCGCCGTGCGGACGCCGCGCGCAACTTCGACGCGCTGCTGGCCGCCGCCCGCGAGGCGTTCGCCGAGCACGGCGCCGAGGCGTCCCTGGAGGACATCGCGCGGCGCGCCGGCGTCGGCATCGGCACCCTCTACCGCAACTTCCCGACCCGCCGCCACCTCTTCGAGGCGGTCTACGCCAACGAGGTCGACGACCTCGGCCGGGTCGCCGCGGAGGTCGCCGACCAGCCCCCGTGGCCGGCCCTGACCGCCTGGCTGCGCCGGTTCGTCGAGTACGCGATGACCAAGCGCGCGATCCGCGAGGCGCTCGCGGGCGAGGAGTCCACCGTCTTCCTGGCCTGCCTGCAGTCGATGTACGACGCGGGCACCCCGCTGCTGCTGCGCGCCCAGGCGGCCGGCGAGGTGCGCGAGGACATGAGCATCGACGACCTGCTGCGGATGGTCTCCGGCATCACCTCGGTGGCGTTCCCGAGCGAGGAGCAGCGCGACCGGGTCCTTGCCATCGCCCTGGACGGGGTGCGGGCCCGGCGCTGA
- a CDS encoding MFS transporter: MNRQSPRVTFGVLATGAGVFALLQSLITPALPIVQQAMHTSQSTVTWVMTAYLLSASVFTPILGRVGDLAGKKRTLVAALGALLIGCLVDALAPNITVLILGRVLQGIGGALFPLSFGIIRDEFPAGKVAGGISNLSAVIAVGSGLGMVLAGPIVGALDYRWLFWLPVIVVAATIALAHRYIPESPTRSEGAVDWLSAVLLSGWLVALLLPVSQAAQWGWGSARVLGLLAVAVLLFAAWAFNEARSRNPLIDLRVMRLPAVWTTNTAALLFGAGMYAVWAFLPGFVQTPVSAGYGFGSTVSGAGLLMLPMVGAMFVAGVVGGRIAGRFPAKAQLTTGALLGAVACALLAARHGTPADVALAAGVFGLGIGLAFASMSNLIVQSVPAAQTGAATGMNANIRTIGGSMGAALMTGLVTGHLQPSGRPYESGYTHGFALLAVFCLAAAFAALLVPARRAVPATVPVEAAAAQRETVAQRETVG; this comes from the coding sequence ATGAACCGCCAGTCCCCCCGTGTGACCTTCGGCGTGCTCGCCACCGGCGCGGGCGTGTTCGCCCTGCTCCAGTCACTGATCACGCCCGCCCTGCCGATCGTCCAGCAGGCGATGCACACCTCGCAGTCCACCGTCACCTGGGTGATGACGGCGTACCTGCTCTCCGCCTCCGTCTTCACCCCGATCCTCGGCCGGGTCGGCGACCTGGCCGGCAAGAAGCGCACCCTGGTCGCCGCGCTCGGCGCCCTGCTGATCGGCTGCCTGGTCGACGCCCTCGCGCCCAACATCACCGTGCTGATCCTCGGCCGCGTCCTGCAGGGCATCGGCGGCGCGCTGTTCCCGCTGTCCTTCGGCATCATCCGGGACGAGTTCCCGGCCGGGAAGGTGGCCGGCGGCATCAGCAACCTGTCCGCCGTGATCGCCGTCGGCAGCGGCCTCGGCATGGTGCTGGCCGGTCCGATCGTCGGCGCCCTCGACTACCGCTGGCTGTTCTGGCTGCCCGTCATCGTGGTCGCCGCCACCATCGCGCTCGCCCACCGCTACATCCCCGAGTCGCCCACCCGCAGCGAGGGCGCCGTCGACTGGCTCTCCGCGGTGCTGCTCTCCGGCTGGCTGGTCGCGCTGCTGCTGCCGGTCAGTCAGGCCGCCCAGTGGGGCTGGGGGTCCGCCCGGGTGCTCGGCCTGCTCGCCGTCGCCGTCCTGCTGTTCGCCGCCTGGGCGTTCAACGAGGCCCGCTCCCGCAACCCGCTGATCGACCTGCGCGTCATGCGGCTGCCCGCCGTCTGGACCACCAACACGGCCGCCCTGCTGTTCGGCGCCGGCATGTACGCGGTCTGGGCCTTCCTGCCCGGCTTCGTCCAGACGCCCGTGAGCGCCGGCTACGGCTTCGGCTCCACCGTCTCCGGCGCCGGCCTGCTGATGCTCCCGATGGTCGGCGCGATGTTCGTCGCCGGCGTGGTCGGCGGGCGGATCGCCGGACGCTTCCCCGCCAAGGCGCAGCTCACCACCGGCGCCCTGCTCGGCGCGGTCGCCTGCGCGCTGCTCGCCGCCCGGCACGGCACGCCCGCGGACGTCGCCCTCGCGGCCGGCGTGTTCGGCCTCGGCATCGGCCTGGCCTTCGCCTCGATGAGCAACCTCATCGTGCAGAGCGTGCCCGCCGCGCAGACCGGCGCCGCCACCGGCATGAACGCCAACATCCGCACCATCGGCGGCTCGATGGGCGCCGCCCTGATGACCGGTCTGGTCACCGGCCACCTGCAGCCCTCCGGCCGCCCCTACGAATCCGGCTACACCCACGGCTTCGCGCTGCTGGCCGTGTTCTGCCTGGCCGCCGCCTTCGCCGCGCTGCTCGTCCCGGCCCGCCGCGCGGTGCCGGCAACCGTCCCGGTCGAGGCCGCGGCAGCCCAGCGGGAGACCGTCGCGCAGCGCGAGACCGTCGGGTAG